The following proteins are encoded in a genomic region of Amphiura filiformis chromosome 11, Afil_fr2py, whole genome shotgun sequence:
- the LOC140163639 gene encoding uncharacterized protein, translated as MIEKLTREIHNKLYKRENNPYILAENMIISSEEQKMYERATSCHICKKPLTPKDKNNRTVRDHCHFTGKFRGAAHNQCNLSYRMPSFFPVFFHNLSGYDAHLFIKNLGKTKGKIDCIPTTEEKYISFSKTIPVGSFVPYRKSMKAKPNEVCHICKKRLSSKDKKNPTVADVSYPKKEYLGPAHQKCIEPVEVKHEIRFLDSFKFLSTGLDTLVKNLSDFPEIAKFFKGEKLQLVLRKGVYPYDYVNSFEKLRETSLPPKEAFYSKLYDVEISDDDYQHAQKVWNTFGMKTLREYHDLYLKTDVLLLADVFENFRKNSLKNNELDPCWYYTVPGISYDAMLKTTGVRLELLTDYDKTLFFEKNKKGGVSSIPTRYAKANNKYMGADYDPSKPTKYLVYVDSNNLYGWAMSQPLPVGGFEWMTSKELDNWRKIPCTIEVDLEYPKELHDLHNELPLAPERMIVNKVEKLIPNLNDKKKYVVHHVALKQYEELGLIVTKVHRGVKYREKPFMKPYIEKNTRLRTKAMTEFEKDFFKLMNNAVFGKTIENPRHYVDFHLVSTQAEARKLFAKPNFDRSTSFDENLIGILMRKNSVYFNKPLYLGASILDISKTKMYDFHYNYIKKKYGGKAKLCMTDTDSLLYEIETEDFYEDIAPDVDRYFDTSNYPTDHPSGIPIGRNKKVPGMFKDEAGGKQIAEYVGLRPKLYAFRMHEGNEEKKCKGIKKAVVERSIAFDNYKQCVMDKKPQKRKMNVIRSYSHEIYTETVNKIALDANDDKRVIRKDGIHTYAIGHYAVKLE; from the coding sequence ATGATCGAGAAGCTCACTAGAGAGATTCACAACAAGCTTTACAAACGAGAAAACAATCCTTACATACTCGCGGAAAATATGATCATCAGTTCCGAAGAGCAAAAGATGTATGAGAGAGCCACCTCATGTCATATTTGTAAGAAACCTCTAACCCCCAAAGACAAGAACAACAGAACCGTTAGAGATCACTGTCACTTTACTGGAAAATTCAGAGGAGCTGCTCACAATCAGTGCAATCTTTCTTACAGAATGCCGAGTTTCTTTCCGGTATTCTTTCACAATCTCTCGGGATACGACGCTCACCTATTCATCAAAAATCTCGGTAAGACCAAGGGAAAAATAGACTGCATTCCGACCACCGAGGAAAAGTACATTTCCTTCAGCAAAACAATACCGGTAGGTTCCTTCGTTCCCTATAGGAAATCAATGAAGGCTAAACCGAACGAAGTATGTCATATTTGCAAAAAACGACTATCCTCTAAAGACAAGAAGAATCCAACCGTAGCCGATGTGTCGTATCCAAAGAAAGAATATTTAGGACCGGCTCACCAAAAGTGCATCGAACCAGTCGAAGTCAAACACGAGATAAGGTTTCTCGATAGCTTCAAGTTTCTGTCCACCGGCTTGGATACGCTCGTGAAGAATCTTTCGGATTTTCCCGAAATCGCAAAATTTTTCAAAGGTGAAAAATTGCAACTTGTTCTGAGAAAAGGAGTGTACCCTTACGATTACGTCAACTCTTTCGAGAAACTTCGAGAGACCAGTCTTCCTCCCAAAGAAGCGTTTTACTCCAAGCTCTACGACGTGGAAATCTCCGACGACGATTACCAGCACGCTCAAAAGGTGTGGAATACCTTTGGAATGAAAACCTTGAGGGAGTATCACGATCTGTATCTCAAGACTGACGTTCTTCTCTTAGCCGACGTgttcgaaaatttcagaaaaaacagTCTGAAAAACAACGAGCTGGATCCTTGTTGGTACTACACGGTCCCCGGAATTTCCTACGACGCCATGCTGAAAACAACGGGTGTACGTCTGGAACTTCTTACTGATTACGACAAGACACTGTTTTTTGAAAAGAACAAGAAGGGAGGGGTTTCCTCGATACCTACCAGATACGCCAAAGCCAACAACAAGTACATGGGCGCTGATTATGATCCGAGCAAGCCCACCAAGTACTTGGTGTACGTCGACTCGAACAACCTTTACGGATGGGCCATGAGTCAACCGCTTCCGGTCGGTGGCTTTGAGTGGATGACGTCGAAAGAGCTAGACAATTGGCGCAAAATTCCGTGCACCATCGAAGTGGATCTGGAATACCCCAAAGAGCTTCACGACCTTCACAACGAGCTTCCTCTAGCTCCGGAAAGAATGATCGTGAACAAAGTGGAAAAGCTAATCCCGAATCTGAACGACAAGAAAAAGTACGTCGTCCACCACGTAGCTCTGAAGCAGTACGAGGAGCTTGGACTCATAGTGACCAAGGTTCACCGAGGGGTAAAATACCGAGAAAAACCCTTCATGAAACCGTACATCGAGAAGAATACCAGACTTCGAACAAAAGCTATGACGGAGTTTGAGAAGGATTTCTTCAAGTTGATGAACAACGCCGTCTTTGGAAAAACGATAGAGAACCCTAGACACTACGTAGACTTTCATCTTGTGTCTACCCAAGCTGAAGCGCGCAAGTTATTTGCAAAACCTAACTTCGATCGATCCACCAGCTTTGACGAAAACCTCATAGGTATTCTCATGAGGAAGAACTCGGTGTACTTCAACAAGCCGTTATATCTCGGAGCGAGCATCCTGGATATCTCAAAGACAAAGATGTACGACTTTCACTATAATTACATCAAGAAAAAGTACGGAGGCAAAGCGAAGCTCTGTATGACTGACACCGATTCATTACTTTATGAAATCGAGACCGAAGATTTCTACGAGGACATTGCTCCAGACGTGGACCGCTACTTCGACACTTCCAACTATCCGACCGATCATCCGTCGGGAATTCCGATCGgaaggaacaaaaaagttccAGGCATGTTCAAGGACGAAGCCGGAGGAAAGCAGATAGCGGAATATGTTGGACTAAGACCAAAGTTATACGCTTTCAGGATGCACGAGGGAAACGAGGAAAAGAAGTGCAAAGGTATCAAAAAAGCGGTCGTTGAAAGAAGTATTGCCTTCGACAACTACAAGCAATGCGTTATGGACAAAAAACCTCAGAAGAGAAAGATGAATGTGATCAGGAGTTACAGTCACGAAATCTACACAGAAACCGTCAACAAAATCGCGCTAGATGCCAACGATGACAAAAGAGTCATACGCAAAGACGGAATACACACGTACGCGATTGGACACTACGCCGTAAAACTTGAATAA